A section of the Trichocoleus sp. genome encodes:
- a CDS encoding DUF2973 domain-containing protein: MFHLIYVFAFTVLAFLAVANLIRSMMMLGIESQRPPGTARPSRRYITPHPELLDEFGNMVNEPYLVMRSLSVDDARERLDAIFNASPGVSNDETSEGAQG; the protein is encoded by the coding sequence ATGTTTCATTTAATTTACGTTTTTGCCTTCACGGTTTTGGCATTTCTGGCAGTTGCAAATTTGATTCGCAGCATGATGATGTTGGGCATTGAGTCCCAGCGTCCTCCTGGCACAGCCAGACCAAGCCGCAGATATATTACCCCTCATCCTGAACTTCTGGACGAGTTTGGCAACATGGTGAATGAGCCATATCTGGTGATGCGATCGCTCAGTGTTGATGATGCAAGAGAACGGCTAGATGCTATCTTCAATGCTTCTCCTGGGGTAAGCAATGATGAGACATCTGAGGGAGCACAAGGCTAA
- a CDS encoding NAD(P)H-quinone oxidoreductase subunit F, with protein sequence MTQFLVETAWFIPCYPLVGMLLSIVWFPSITRRTGPRPAGYVNAVATTFALLHSVLALPTLLQQPPLHIAFPWVQVAGLDLTIPVEISALTIGACALVTGLNLLAQIYGVGYLEMDWGWARFYSMLALFEAGMCALVLCDSLFFSYIILEILTLGTYLLIGIWFNQSLVVTGARDAFLTKRVGDLFLLMGVLAIYPLAGTWDFGKLAQWAQTADVNPVLATLVGLALLAGPMGKCAQFPLHLWLDEAMEGPFPSTILRNSVVVATGAWVLVKLEPVLALSPLVMNATIAIGAVSAIGGTLISMAQIDIKRSFSYLVTAYMGVVFIAVGAGQIEAALLIVLTHALGMAAIVASCGSIVLNNITQDLTQLGGLWKKRPITGLSFIAGVSGLIALPPAGGFWAMLKLANGLWETRPWLVGLLLVINGLAAFSLTRTFGLIFAGKEQPMTVRSPENLWAITLPMTIFGGFAIHVPMILQALHLLPVWAELNKDVALLLTWSSIFGFSLGAVIYISNYVKKPIRLPSKVLQDLFSYDFYTPTLYRSSVVGSVDILSRVTDWFDRYLVDGLVNLVGLSSIFGGETLKYGNSGQTQFYVLTIAAGLVLIALLASWSFLSHITIGIG encoded by the coding sequence ATGACCCAGTTTCTTGTTGAAACCGCGTGGTTCATTCCCTGCTATCCGCTAGTGGGAATGCTTCTGTCGATTGTTTGGTTTCCGTCAATTACTCGACGCACAGGTCCACGACCGGCAGGCTACGTTAACGCCGTTGCCACAACTTTTGCTTTGCTTCATAGCGTTCTGGCATTGCCGACGCTGTTGCAGCAACCCCCGCTCCATATTGCCTTTCCTTGGGTTCAGGTAGCAGGGCTGGATTTAACAATTCCCGTTGAAATTTCTGCCCTAACGATCGGAGCTTGTGCCCTCGTCACGGGACTAAACCTATTGGCTCAAATCTATGGTGTAGGTTACCTAGAGATGGATTGGGGCTGGGCAAGATTCTATTCCATGCTGGCTCTTTTCGAGGCTGGAATGTGTGCGCTTGTTCTTTGCGACTCTCTCTTCTTCAGCTATATTATTCTCGAAATTTTGACCCTGGGAACCTATCTGCTTATTGGCATCTGGTTTAATCAGTCTCTTGTGGTTACAGGTGCAAGAGATGCGTTCCTCACAAAACGGGTCGGCGACCTATTTTTGCTCATGGGTGTCTTAGCCATTTATCCGCTCGCTGGAACCTGGGATTTTGGCAAGCTGGCACAATGGGCACAAACTGCAGACGTTAATCCTGTTCTGGCAACTCTCGTTGGTCTAGCGCTTTTGGCTGGTCCGATGGGTAAGTGCGCTCAGTTTCCGCTGCACCTGTGGCTGGATGAAGCAATGGAAGGTCCTTTTCCAAGCACAATCCTCCGAAACTCAGTGGTTGTGGCAACAGGAGCCTGGGTTCTGGTCAAGTTGGAACCTGTCCTGGCTCTCTCCCCGCTGGTTATGAATGCCACGATCGCAATTGGGGCAGTCTCTGCCATTGGTGGAACCCTGATTTCGATGGCGCAAATTGACATTAAGCGGTCTTTTTCCTATTTGGTCACTGCTTACATGGGCGTTGTGTTCATTGCAGTAGGAGCAGGGCAAATTGAGGCAGCTTTACTGATTGTCTTGACTCATGCACTGGGCATGGCAGCAATTGTGGCAAGCTGTGGTTCGATCGTCCTCAACAACATTACGCAAGATTTAACCCAACTGGGAGGACTTTGGAAGAAGCGCCCAATCACAGGGCTGTCCTTTATTGCTGGTGTTTCTGGGCTAATTGCGCTGCCCCCGGCAGGTGGTTTTTGGGCAATGCTCAAGTTAGCCAATGGGCTTTGGGAAACTCGTCCCTGGTTAGTTGGGTTGCTGCTGGTCATCAATGGTTTAGCAGCGTTTAGCCTGACGCGCACCTTCGGTTTAATTTTTGCGGGTAAAGAACAACCCATGACCGTTCGATCGCCCGAGAATCTTTGGGCAATCACGCTACCAATGACAATTTTCGGCGGTTTTGCAATCCATGTGCCGATGATTCTGCAAGCCCTTCACCTGCTGCCAGTATGGGCAGAACTGAATAAAGACGTGGCTCTATTACTGACTTGGTCAAGCATTTTTGGCTTCAGCCTCGGTGCGGTGATATACATCAGCAACTATGTCAAAAAGCCTATCCGTCTTCCCTCCAAAGTATTGCAAGATTTGTTTTCCTACGACTTTTACACCCCCACGCTCTACCGCTCAAGCGTTGTGGGTAGCGTAGATATCCTGTCGCGAGTGACGGACTGGTTCGATCGCTATCTGGTAGATGGGCTAGTGAATCTAGTCGGGCTGTCCTCCATTTTTGGTGGCGAAACCCTGAAGTACGGTAACTCTGGTCAGACTCAGTTCTACGTTCTGACGATCGCAGCTGGCTTAGTCTTGATTGCACTCCTGGCAAGCTGGTCGTTCTTATCGCACATCACGATTGGGATTGGGTAA
- a CDS encoding D-alanine--D-alanine ligase family protein has protein sequence MARLQIGLLFGGCSGEHEVSISSARAIARALTAAPNNEKYHLLPFYIQKDGRWQAGDAAQQVLESGVAMQIGDPAATSRSHLWQFPTAAATVDVWFPILHGPNGEDGTVQGLLQLTQTPFIGSGVLASAWGMDKIAMKSAFAQAGLPQVKYLAVTRSEVWSNPCVFPKLGDRIEEALGYPCFVKPANLGSSVGIAKVRTRSQLEAALDSAASYDRRLIVEAGVTAREVECAVLGNDQPQASVVGEITFTSDFYDYETKYTEGKAGLHIPANLPANITAQIQDMAVRAFQAIDGAGIARVDFFYIEQTGEVLINEINTLPGFTATSMYPQLWAASGVSFTELVDRLIQFALERTPS, from the coding sequence ATGGCAAGACTGCAAATCGGCTTACTGTTTGGCGGTTGTTCAGGTGAGCATGAAGTGTCAATTAGTTCAGCAAGAGCCATTGCCCGCGCATTGACTGCTGCTCCGAATAACGAAAAGTACCATCTGCTGCCTTTTTACATTCAAAAAGATGGACGCTGGCAGGCGGGTGATGCTGCCCAGCAGGTTTTAGAGTCTGGTGTGGCGATGCAAATTGGTGACCCCGCTGCAACAAGCCGATCGCATCTCTGGCAATTCCCAACCGCCGCTGCAACGGTTGATGTTTGGTTTCCCATTCTGCACGGTCCCAACGGCGAAGATGGCACAGTGCAAGGCTTGCTCCAGCTAACACAAACCCCTTTTATTGGATCGGGTGTCCTGGCTTCCGCCTGGGGCATGGACAAAATTGCGATGAAGAGTGCCTTTGCTCAGGCAGGTCTGCCGCAAGTGAAATATCTGGCAGTGACCCGTAGTGAAGTCTGGTCAAATCCCTGTGTTTTTCCTAAATTGGGCGATCGAATTGAAGAAGCCTTGGGCTATCCCTGTTTTGTCAAGCCTGCCAATCTGGGTTCATCTGTTGGCATTGCCAAAGTTCGGACTCGCTCTCAGCTAGAAGCTGCATTAGACAGTGCCGCCAGCTACGATCGCCGCCTCATTGTCGAAGCAGGGGTGACGGCAAGAGAAGTGGAATGTGCCGTTCTGGGGAATGATCAGCCCCAAGCATCGGTTGTCGGTGAAATTACCTTCACCAGCGATTTCTACGATTATGAAACTAAATACACCGAAGGCAAAGCTGGCCTACATATTCCAGCCAATCTGCCTGCCAACATTACTGCCCAAATTCAAGATATGGCAGTTCGTGCCTTCCAGGCGATCGATGGAGCAGGCATTGCCAGGGTTGATTTCTTTTATATTGAGCAAACCGGAGAAGTTTTAATCAACGAGATCAATACCCTCCCCGGCTTCACAGCAACCAGCATGTACCCTCAACTCTGGGCTGCCAGCGGCGTTTCTTTTACCGAACTCGTCGATCGACTGATCCAATTTGCGCTAGAGCGCACCCCTTCCTAG
- a CDS encoding NADH-quinone oxidoreductase subunit M: MLSVLIWLPIIGALVISLLPKQISQRQVRSSAVAVALISLVWTFWILTQFDISRSGLQFQEFLPWIDTLGLNYELGVDGLSIALLALNSVLILIAIFTSDEETERPRLFYSLILLISGGVAGAFLAQNLLLFFLFYELELIPFYLLISIWGGEKRGYAAVKFLIFTAVSGALILAGFLGTVWLSSASDFAYQSVLGQSLPIASQVILLSLLVVGFGIKIPLVPFHTWLPDTYVEASSPIAILLGGILAKLGTYGIIRFGMQLFPEAWAQLSPILATWAAISILYGAMAAIAQKDIKRMVAYSSIGHMGYVLLGAAALTPLALVGAVSQMVAHGLILAMLFNLVGVIEAKVGSRELDVLNGLLNPIRGLPSVSSLLILGAMASAGIPGLAGFIAEFLVFQGSYAIFPIQTLVAVVGTGLTAVYFVILLNRTCFGKLDCATAYYPKVSASEKLPSLILATLILFLGLQPVWLVRWTESTSTALVATIPTNVQQVAIGELLSSEPLSDVNR, encoded by the coding sequence ATGCTGAGTGTTCTCATCTGGCTGCCGATCATCGGCGCTTTAGTTATCAGTCTGCTTCCGAAGCAAATCTCACAGCGTCAGGTTCGTTCCAGTGCAGTGGCAGTTGCCTTAATTAGTTTGGTCTGGACGTTCTGGATTTTGACCCAGTTTGACATTAGCCGTTCTGGTCTCCAGTTTCAGGAGTTTCTGCCCTGGATTGATACATTAGGCTTGAACTACGAGCTTGGTGTAGATGGACTGTCGATCGCGCTGCTGGCATTGAACAGCGTCTTGATTTTGATTGCGATCTTCACCAGCGATGAGGAAACCGAGCGTCCCCGTCTTTTCTACTCGCTGATTCTGCTGATTAGCGGCGGTGTAGCAGGAGCATTTCTGGCGCAAAACCTGCTGCTGTTCTTCCTGTTCTATGAACTTGAATTAATCCCTTTCTACCTGTTGATTTCGATTTGGGGCGGCGAAAAGCGAGGCTATGCTGCAGTTAAGTTCTTGATTTTCACTGCGGTTTCAGGAGCGCTCATTCTAGCGGGTTTCCTAGGTACAGTTTGGCTTTCGAGTGCATCAGACTTTGCTTATCAGTCAGTGCTGGGGCAGAGTTTGCCGATCGCGTCTCAGGTCATTTTGCTGAGTCTGCTGGTAGTCGGCTTCGGCATCAAGATTCCGCTCGTTCCCTTCCATACCTGGTTACCTGATACCTACGTTGAAGCTTCTTCTCCTATCGCAATTCTCCTGGGCGGAATCCTGGCAAAGCTTGGAACCTATGGCATTATCCGGTTTGGGATGCAGCTTTTCCCGGAAGCCTGGGCACAGCTCTCACCAATTCTGGCAACATGGGCAGCAATTAGCATCCTTTATGGTGCAATGGCAGCGATTGCCCAAAAAGATATCAAGCGGATGGTCGCTTATAGCTCGATCGGCCACATGGGCTATGTGCTGTTAGGTGCAGCCGCTCTGACTCCGCTGGCGTTGGTCGGCGCTGTCTCTCAGATGGTGGCGCATGGCTTAATTCTGGCGATGCTGTTTAATCTGGTTGGCGTGATTGAAGCGAAGGTTGGTAGCCGTGAACTGGATGTGCTGAATGGACTGCTCAACCCCATTCGCGGTTTGCCTTCGGTTAGCTCACTGCTGATCTTGGGTGCCATGGCAAGCGCAGGAATTCCCGGATTAGCAGGTTTTATTGCAGAGTTTTTGGTATTCCAGGGCAGCTATGCCATCTTCCCAATCCAAACGCTGGTTGCAGTAGTGGGAACTGGACTGACCGCCGTTTACTTTGTAATTCTGCTAAACCGAACCTGCTTCGGCAAACTAGATTGCGCCACAGCTTACTATCCCAAGGTGTCTGCGAGTGAAAAACTGCCATCCCTGATTCTGGCAACCTTGATTCTCTTCCTGGGCTTGCAGCCCGTTTGGTTGGTGCGCTGGACTGAATCGACCTCTACAGCGCTGGTGGCAACTATTCCAACAAATGTGCAGCAAGTGGCGATCGGTGAACTCTTGTCTAGTGAACCTTTGTCTGATGTGAATCGCTGA
- a CDS encoding DUF2605 domain-containing protein: MFSPDSNSSDPEFLKTLLHPLLEDFQYWFARSQTLLENEAIDFLGDDLQADLLARIQQAQQEVSTAQMLLKLTDGQVGLETSILMPWHQLVTECWQVGMRHRMQRSTPDSSQNLRD; this comes from the coding sequence TTCTTGAAAACTCTGCTTCATCCTTTGTTAGAGGACTTTCAGTACTGGTTTGCTCGATCGCAGACTCTCTTAGAAAACGAAGCAATTGATTTTCTGGGTGATGACCTCCAGGCAGATTTACTGGCTCGGATTCAGCAAGCGCAGCAAGAAGTCAGTACGGCTCAGATGCTCCTGAAGCTTACAGATGGACAGGTTGGGCTAGAAACTTCAATTTTGATGCCTTGGCATCAACTCGTGACGGAGTGCTGGCAGGTTGGGATGCGCCATCGGATGCAGCGATCGACTCCAGACTCTTCCCAAAATCTGAGAGACTAA
- a CDS encoding CO2 hydration protein translates to MTATILPPITTTAPKLPPSTHEFAEVIHRLEAGGAMLPDTPENLMQIIGLYKAYAVPMDFYWRDLLYIAEQVFLEPLPFFKYFISQEYLDRQNHYAGDDADLRIWRGIGSAHPELLDFMQKGELKSKLPRIFHHLYHDRINMEFAEECMRSMLWHGRDMGMGQFDAYLDSDEYKQNADRAIKAFFKGNPAMLSLYKLFPDMFLEQCRQMSYYSNLGLFWEIMAPVFFEMSDLYDEGKIASVPDAMNFLVNGIFAIAGRPIYHHVYINGECYEIIPKSKGFMWLYEAALPYVEAVFYRTSPFRGTKSYNAQAKQVPDQQKDFHYGVLYADKFPVGTAGIPPTLLAQDMLHFLPQYLVDYYQQHCRGEDDMLIQLAVSFQRSMYCVTSAVIQALREALLYPLDDPNPKHLMANRKFFEAQLDRFKRPEARLRDIQTPNYR, encoded by the coding sequence ATGACTGCAACCATTCTTCCCCCCATCACGACGACTGCTCCCAAACTCCCGCCTTCTACTCATGAATTTGCGGAAGTGATCCATCGCCTCGAAGCGGGTGGCGCAATGCTGCCTGACACACCCGAAAACCTGATGCAGATCATCGGATTGTATAAGGCTTATGCAGTGCCGATGGATTTCTACTGGCGCGATTTGCTTTACATTGCAGAGCAAGTGTTTCTAGAACCGCTGCCCTTCTTCAAGTACTTCATTTCACAGGAGTATCTCGATCGCCAAAACCATTACGCAGGGGATGATGCCGATCTGCGAATTTGGCGTGGCATTGGCTCAGCTCACCCAGAACTGCTGGATTTTATGCAGAAAGGGGAACTGAAGTCGAAACTGCCCCGGATTTTCCACCACCTGTATCACGATCGGATCAACATGGAGTTTGCCGAAGAATGTATGCGGTCAATGCTCTGGCATGGTCGAGATATGGGCATGGGTCAGTTTGATGCTTACCTGGACAGCGACGAATATAAGCAGAACGCCGATCGCGCCATTAAAGCCTTCTTCAAAGGCAATCCGGCAATGTTAAGCCTTTATAAGCTGTTCCCCGACATGTTCTTGGAGCAGTGCCGCCAGATGTCCTATTACTCAAACCTGGGGCTGTTCTGGGAGATTATGGCTCCGGTGTTTTTTGAGATGTCGGATCTTTACGATGAAGGCAAGATTGCCAGCGTCCCTGATGCAATGAATTTCCTGGTCAATGGCATCTTTGCGATCGCCGGACGCCCCATTTATCATCACGTTTACATCAACGGCGAGTGCTACGAAATCATTCCTAAGTCGAAGGGATTCATGTGGCTCTATGAGGCGGCGCTGCCCTACGTTGAAGCCGTGTTTTATCGCACTTCTCCGTTCCGGGGCACAAAGTCCTATAACGCTCAGGCGAAGCAGGTTCCAGATCAGCAGAAAGATTTCCACTATGGGGTTCTTTATGCAGACAAATTCCCAGTCGGAACTGCTGGCATCCCGCCGACCTTGCTGGCACAAGACATGCTCCACTTCCTGCCTCAATATCTTGTGGACTACTATCAGCAGCACTGCCGGGGCGAAGACGATATGTTGATTCAGTTGGCAGTCAGCTTCCAGCGATCGATGTATTGCGTTACCTCAGCCGTAATTCAAGCCTTGCGCGAAGCGTTGCTTTATCCCTTAGATGATCCCAATCCAAAACATCTGATGGCAAACCGCAAATTCTTCGAGGCACAGCTCGATCGATTCAAGCGTCCAGAAGCAAGGCTGCGAGATATCCAAACTCCCAATTACCGATAA